The genomic interval CCGCGATCTCTCCGGCGCGCAGCATGCGGGTCAGGGCGTTTTCGTCGATCACCTCACCGCGCGAGGTATTCACGACCACCGCGCTTGGCTTCATCAGCTTCAGCCGTCGCGCATTCAGCAGATGGAAGGTCGAGGGCGTATGCGGCGCGTTCACGCTGATGATATCCATCCGCGCCAGCATCTGATCCAGGCTTTCCCAATAGGTCGCCTGCAATTCTTCCTCGATCTCGGGGCGCAGGCGTTTGCGGTTGTGGTAATGCACCTGCATGCCAAAGACATTGGCGCGCCGCGCCACCGCCTGACCGATCCGGCCCATGCCCAGAATCCCCAGACGGCGCCCGCCGACACGCCCGCCCAGATGCGCGGTCGGCGCCCATCCCTGCCAGCGCCCGGCCTGCATTTCGGCCAGCCCTTCGGGGATGCGGCGCGTCACCGCCAGAATCAGCGCCATCGCCATATCGGCGGTATCTTCGGTCACCACCCCCGGCGTGTTCGACACCAGAACACCGCGCTGGCGGGCGGAATGCACGTCGATATGATCCACCCCTGCCCCGAAATTCGAAATCAGCTTCAGCCGATCGCCGGCCTGCGCCAGCATATTGGCGTCGATCTGATCGGTCACCGTGGGCACCAGCACGTCGCAATTGCGCATCATCTGCACCAGATCTTCGCGGCTCAGGCGGCTGTCATCTTCCCGCAGGGACACGTCGAACAGCTCTTTCATGCGGGTTTCCACCGCTTCCGGAAGGCGGCGGGTCACCGCAACGCGCAGTTTCTGGCGAGAGGGTGGCGGGGTGGGCATAATAACCTCACTTTCTCGAACTCGTGTCGGTGCCGGACTTCCAAAGCCGGTCAGCTTTTGGCAAACTGCCCGCGATGAGGGACGGGCACAAGTCCCCATGCGGACAAAGGGTCAGATCGGTGGCGACACCCCTGCCCGGCAGACGCGGAAGGTCATAAGGGTCGGCCCCGCAGGGTCGATCAGGCAGGACGGTGGAAAAATGAAGATGACAGGGGCGCGGGGGCTCGGCTCGGCAGTTCTTATCGCAATTGCAGGGATCTGTGGCACTGGGGCGGCGCAGGTGGCGCAATCGGCCGATGCCCGGATCACCCGCGTTCAGGACAGCTCGTCCGAGGTAACGCGCGGCCCGGTTACCAACCTGCCCGTTCCCCGCTATGTCAGCCTGAAAGGAAGCGAGGGCAATGCCCGGCGCGGCCCCAGCCTGTCCCACCGCATCGACTGGGTCTTTCGTCACGCCGGAATGCCCCTGCGGGTGACGGCCGAGTTCGGCCATTGGCGGCGGGTCGAGGACAAGGACGGCGCCGGCGGTTGGGTGCATTACGCGCTGCTGTCAGGGGTGCGCACCGCATTGGTGACGGAAGATATGCTGGAACTGCGCAGCCGCCCCGAGGCCGATGGCAATGTCGTGGCCCTGGCCGAGGCCGGCGCCATCGTGCGGCTTGGCGAATGCAAGCCCGATTGGTGCCGGATTTCCGGTGGCGGGCAGCGGGGATGGGTGCCGAAATCGACGATCTGGGGCGTCGATCCGGGCGAGATCCGCGAATAGACGTTTAATCGGGGCAGCGGGCGTAATCCATGGATGCGCCGTTTTCCACGATCTGCACGCCGTCGGGCCGCAGGTTCAGCACGATATCGCGCTTGAACCGCTGCCCTTCACCGATGCACAGCAACGTCCCTTCCGAGGTTTCGACCTGACCGCCCTTCCGGCCAAAGGTGCATTGCGATTCGTAAAAGCGGAAGGTGCCGTCATTGATGCTGAGCCGCGTCTGCGAATTCAGGTTTTCGCATTGATCGCGGTTCCGGTCATAGCTGCCATCCAGCCGCGCCACCGTCGCCCCCGCCTCGACGCCGCTTTGCGCACGCAGACCGGGCACGTAGCCGCCAAGGGAAAATGCCGTCAAAAGCACCGCAAAGCCGAGCCTCTTCATCATCTTCTCCCTGCAGCAAAACGAGACGTTCAGATCAGACCGCGCCCCCGCAATAACGCCTCGACCCCCGGCATGCGTTCCCGGAAGGCGATCCATAATTCATCCGCAGGCTGTGATCCGCCTTTGGACAGGATGGTATCCTCCAACCGGCGCGCGGTTTCGGGATCGAAGATATCGCCGGTTTCCTCGAAAGCGGCGAAGGCATCTGCATCCATCACCTCGGACCACATATAGCTGTAATAGCCGCTGGCATAGCTGTTGCCGCTGAAGACATGGGCGAAATGCGGCGTCGCATGGCGCATCGGGATGGCACCGGGCGCGCCCAGCTCGGCCAGAACCTCGGCCTGTCTGGCCATGGCGTCACGGGCGGGCGCGCCACGATGCAGCGCCAGATCGACCAGCGCGCTTTCCAGATATTCCGTCGTGCTGAACCCGGCATCCGCATTACCAGCCGCCAGCAGCCGGTCGCGCAGATCGGCAGGCAGCGGCGCGCCGGTTTCAAAATGGCGCGCATGGGCATCCAGCACGGCGGGCTGTTCCAGCCAATGTTCGTAAAGCTGACTGGGCAATTCCACGAAATCCTGCGCCACCGAGGTGCCCGCGATCGAGGGCCATGTCACATCCGACAGGATGTGATGCGTCGCGTGACCGAATTCGTGAAACAGCGTATGCGCGTCATCCCAGGACAGGAAGGCCGGGGCGCCGGCCTGCTCTGGCGGGGTGAAGTTGCAGACATTGACGACGATGGGCCGCTGCCCCTTGCCGATCTTGTGCTGCATCTGCAGGGCCGAGCACCACGCGCCCGAGCGTTTGCTGGGCCGGGCAAAGAAATCCCCCAGAAAGATCGCCATCAACTGCCCGTCGCGCGTCACCCGCCAGGCCCGCACATCGGGCGACAACAGGGGCGCCTCGAAAGCCTCGAATTCCAGACGGTACAGCTTATGCGCCACATCGAAGACGGCGCCCAGCATCGCGTCCAGCGTCAGATAGGGCGTGACCTGCGCAGCATCGAAATCATGTTCGCGCTGGCGCAGCCGTTCGGCGTAAAGCCGCCAGTCCCAGGGCTCCAGCGGACCGTTGACGCCATCGTCGCGCAGCATGGCGGTCAGTTTGGCCTCATCCTCGGCCGCGCGTCTGGTTGCCGGACCCCAGACCTGCATCAGCAGGTCCTCGACCGTCTGCGCATCCCCGGCCATTTCCGGTTCCAGCTTATAGGCGGCGAAATCCTGATATCCCAGAAGCTGCGCGCGTTCGTGCCGCAGGGCCAGGATTTCGGTAATCAGCGGCAGGTTATTGGTCGCCGCACCGCCCGCGCCATCGCCCGATCCGCGCGCGGCCCAGGCCTTGAAGGCCGTTTCGCGCAGGCCACGTTCCTGCGAATATTCCAGAAACGGCACGATCAGCGACCGGTTCAGCGTCACGATCTGCCCGGCAAGCCCGCGTTCCTTTGCCGCCGCGCGCATTGCGCGCAACAGCCAGTCGGGCAGACCGGCAAGACGGTCATCGGGGATGGGCAGCACATAGTCACGCTCATCCGTCAGCACATTCTGCGCGAATTCCGTGGTCAGCACCGCCATGCGGGCGCTGATCTGCGCCATGCGCTTGCGCCCCGCTTCGTCCAGCCCCGCGCCTGCGCGCGTCAGGTTGCGCAGCGCAAGTTCGGTGATGCGCCGGTCCTGCGGGGCCAGCTGATCGGCGGTCTGGGCCACAGCCTTGACGCGTGCGTAAAGGCGGGGATCCATCGTGATGCGGCTGCTGTAATCGGCAAGGCGGGGCGCGAAGTCGCGCTGCAATTCCTGACGACGCGGATTCGAATCGACGCCGACCAGATTGTAAAAGACCGACAGGACTCGGTTCAGCCCGTCTTCGGCCAGTTCCATCGCGGCGACCGTATTTTCGAACGAGGCCGGTTCGGGATTGGCGGCAATCGCTTCGATCGCGGCCTCGGCCCCGGCCAGTTCCCGGTCAAAGGCCGGGGCAAAATCGCTATCCTCGATCAGATCGAAACGGGGCAGACCCTGTGGTCCGGTCCAATGCGTCAACTCTGGGTTCATCGCGGCATCCTTTCGGTTGTCCCGAACCTAAGTAGCTTTCGCGACCTCTTCCAGCCCCGATCCGCAGATCGGGCAATCGGCGCGCTGCTGCGTGCCGATCATCCGGCTTTCGCCGTAAAGACCGTCATAGACCAGCATCCGCCCGCGCAGCCCCTGCCCCGCGCCGGTCAGATGCTTGATCGCCTCCAGCGCCATCTGGCTGCCGATCACGCCGGGCAGCGCGCCGACGACACCCGCCTCGGCGCAGGCGGGGACAAGTTCCGGGGCGGGCGGTTCAGAGAACAGGCAGGACAGGCAGGGCCCGCCGCGGGCCGGATCGTAAAGCGTGACCTGCCCTTCCCATTGCGCGATGGCCCCGGCCAGCAAGGGCGTCCCTGCGGCAACGCAAAGCCGGTTGACCAATGCGCGGGTCGCAAAGCTGTCGGTGCCGTCCAGCACCAGATCATGCGCGGCGATCAAATCCTGATCCCCGTCGTCCAGCGGCCGCGTCAGGGCGGTGACGGTGATATGGGGGTTCAGTGCGGCCATGTTATCAGCAGCCGCCCCGGCCTTCAGCAGACCGCGCTGGTCGCTGCGAAACAGAACCTGCCGCTGCAGGTTCGACAGGCTGACCCGGTCGCCATCCATGACGGTGATATGGCCCACCCCCGCCGCTGCCAGATAAAGGCAGATCGGCGCGCCCAGACCGCCCGCACCGACCACAAGCACGCGGGCCTGCCGCAGGCGCATCTGGCCGGGGCCGCCGATCTCTCGCAGGACCAGATGTCTGGCATAGCGGTCGATCTCGGCCGCGGTCATCATCTGTTGATCTTCGGGGGGCGCAGGCGCGGGGGGATCAGCCGGGATCTTGCTGCGCAACCACCTAAGGCCGGATTGATAAGCAAAGACGGCGCCGCCCAGCAGGCCGATGACCAGCCACCCCCGCACGCCCCTTTCGCCCAGGACATAGGCCGGGATCATGGCCAGCCAGACCATCGCCAGCACCAGCCAGGCCCGCAACCGGGACAGACCAAGCGCCCAGCAGCCCAGTGCCGCGCCGATCAGCAGCAGGCCCCCCAGCATCACCCGCGCCCTGTCGAGCCAAAGCCACCCGCGCCGCGCCGGGTATCGCCGATTTCCGCAACCTCATCGAACTGCGCCTGCGGTGCGGGTGCCACAACCATCTGCGCGATCCGTTCGCCATGTGCGATGCGATGTGGCTGATCGCCCAGATTGATCAGGATCACGCCCAGAGGACCGCGATAATCGCAATCAATGGTGCCGGGACTGTTGGCCAGCGTGATCCCGTGCTTCAGCGCCAGACCGGATCGCGGGCGGATCTGAACCTCCCACTCCTCGGGGATCTCCATGGCCAGCCCCGTGGGGATCAGCGCGCGCTGACCGGGGGCCAGCAGGATGCCATCGGCCCGCGCCTCTTGCGGCAGATTGGCGCGGATATCGGCACCGGCCGCGCCGGGCGTCGCGTAAGAGGGCAGATCGACCGTGGCATCGGCATCGGGCAGGCGCATCAAACGGATCCGGGGGTGCGGCATGGGCAGGTCCTTTTCAAAGCAAAGGCCGCGCTGCATCTTGCCAGCGCGGCCCGATCATCTGTCAGATCACGATGCCCGGTTCAGCGGGGCGCGATCATCATCACCATCTGGCGGCCTTCCAGCTTGGGCATGGCCTCGACCTTGCCCGCTTCACCGACATCATCCTTGACGCGGTTCAGAAGTTCCAGCCCCAGATCCTGGTGCGCCATCTCGCGCCCGCGGAAACGCAGGGTCACCTTGACCTTGTCGCCGGCCTCAAGAAATTTCATCACGCTGCGCATCTTGACGTCATAGTCATGGATGTCGGTTCCCGGACGGAACTTGATTTCCTTGACCTCGATCACCTTCTGCTTCTTGCGTGCTTCGGCTTCACGCTTTTGCTGTTCGTATTTGAACTTGCCCAGGTCCATGACCTTGCAGACCGGCGGGGTCGCATTCGGCGAAATTTCGACCAGATCCAGCCCGGCTTCCTGAGCCATCTCCAACCCGACCGAAGGCGGCACGACGCCGACATTTTCCCCGTCGGGGCCGATCAGGCGGATTTCGGACACGCGGATGCGTTCATTGACGCGGGGGCCGGTGTCGCGGGTGGGCGGTGCGTTGTGCGGTCGACGAGCTATGGCGATACTCCTTTAATAGCCATTTCGGAATAGAGGGAAAGTAAGCGTCACGCGCGGGTGATTCAACCGGATTTGATCGGATTTGAGGCCGAATTTGCGGCTTTTGCGGATATCGCGACACAGGGCACGGGGGGCGAATGGCTTTTATGCGGCCCTGCCCTGTGCGATAGACAGACGAACAGGCTTTCAAGAGGGTTTTCTCATCAATGCGTAACGTGATTCCCTTAATCGTTGCTCTTGCCCTTGGGCTTGGCGGCTGGATGTGGTGGCAGAACCGGCAGGCGGCCGCGCCAGAGGTCACCGACCGCGCGCCTTCGGCCGTGCCCGCCGAAACGGAATCACCGGCTGACGCTGAACCCAAGGCCGAACCTGTCACCGACGGCGTCCCGGCGACCGAGGCGGCGGATGCGGCCGCAGATGCGGCTGCCGATGCCGCCGCGATTGCCGCAGATGCCGCCGCAGAAGCCGTCGCCGCATCCGATGAGACCGGCCTTGCCGCCGTCAATGAGGCCGCGACCGAGGCCGAACGCGCCGCCGAACAGGCCATCGACGCCGCGAGCCGCGCGGCCGAGGCCGCCGTCGACGCCAACAGCCCCGACGACGCCGTGCCCGCATCCGAAGCCGCCGCAGATGCCGAACAGGCCGCCGCAGAAGCCAGCCAGGCGACCGAGCAGGCCACCGATGCCGCCGCCACCGCCGCGCAGATCGAAGCGCTGCTGACACCGGAAGGCTTTGATGCGGAACGGGCGAAGGAGCTGATTGCAGGGGCCGCGATCTCTGATCAGCAAAAGGCCACGCTGACGCGCCTGATCGACACGGCAGGCAATAATCCCGAACTGCTGCGCGCCGCGCTTGATCAGGTCAAGGCCATGATGCCGTGACGCCCGTTCCCCTAGAGGAATATCTGCGCAGTCGTCCCCAAGCCCTGCGGCGCGGTCCCCTGGCGATCATTCTGGTCGAAGATCAGGCGGCGCTGCGCGAGACGCTGCGCCACCATGTCGATGCGGGCTTTCACCATGTCTTTGCCCTCTCT from Paracoccus fistulariae carries:
- the infC gene encoding translation initiation factor IF-3, which gives rise to MARRPHNAPPTRDTGPRVNERIRVSEIRLIGPDGENVGVVPPSVGLEMAQEAGLDLVEISPNATPPVCKVMDLGKFKYEQQKREAEARKKQKVIEVKEIKFRPGTDIHDYDVKMRSVMKFLEAGDKVKVTLRFRGREMAHQDLGLELLNRVKDDVGEAGKVEAMPKLEGRQMVMMIAPR
- a CDS encoding 2-hydroxyacid dehydrogenase; the protein is MPTPPPSRQKLRVAVTRRLPEAVETRMKELFDVSLREDDSRLSREDLVQMMRNCDVLVPTVTDQIDANMLAQAGDRLKLISNFGAGVDHIDVHSARQRGVLVSNTPGVVTEDTADMAMALILAVTRRIPEGLAEMQAGRWQGWAPTAHLGGRVGGRRLGILGMGRIGQAVARRANVFGMQVHYHNRKRLRPEIEEELQATYWESLDQMLARMDIISVNAPHTPSTFHLLNARRLKLMKPSAVVVNTSRGEVIDENALTRMLRAGEIAGAGLDVFEHGHEINPRLRELSNVVLLPHMGSATVEGRAEMGEKVIINIKTFADGHRPPDLVVPSML
- the dut gene encoding dUTP diphosphatase — its product is MPHPRIRLMRLPDADATVDLPSYATPGAAGADIRANLPQEARADGILLAPGQRALIPTGLAMEIPEEWEVQIRPRSGLALKHGITLANSPGTIDCDYRGPLGVILINLGDQPHRIAHGERIAQMVVAPAPQAQFDEVAEIGDTRRGAGGFGSTGRG
- a CDS encoding SH3 domain-containing protein — its product is MKMTGARGLGSAVLIAIAGICGTGAAQVAQSADARITRVQDSSSEVTRGPVTNLPVPRYVSLKGSEGNARRGPSLSHRIDWVFRHAGMPLRVTAEFGHWRRVEDKDGAGGWVHYALLSGVRTALVTEDMLELRSRPEADGNVVALAEAGAIVRLGECKPDWCRISGGGQRGWVPKSTIWGVDPGEIRE
- a CDS encoding M3 family metallopeptidase, translated to MNPELTHWTGPQGLPRFDLIEDSDFAPAFDRELAGAEAAIEAIAANPEPASFENTVAAMELAEDGLNRVLSVFYNLVGVDSNPRRQELQRDFAPRLADYSSRITMDPRLYARVKAVAQTADQLAPQDRRITELALRNLTRAGAGLDEAGRKRMAQISARMAVLTTEFAQNVLTDERDYVLPIPDDRLAGLPDWLLRAMRAAAKERGLAGQIVTLNRSLIVPFLEYSQERGLRETAFKAWAARGSGDGAGGAATNNLPLITEILALRHERAQLLGYQDFAAYKLEPEMAGDAQTVEDLLMQVWGPATRRAAEDEAKLTAMLRDDGVNGPLEPWDWRLYAERLRQREHDFDAAQVTPYLTLDAMLGAVFDVAHKLYRLEFEAFEAPLLSPDVRAWRVTRDGQLMAIFLGDFFARPSKRSGAWCSALQMQHKIGKGQRPIVVNVCNFTPPEQAGAPAFLSWDDAHTLFHEFGHATHHILSDVTWPSIAGTSVAQDFVELPSQLYEHWLEQPAVLDAHARHFETGAPLPADLRDRLLAAGNADAGFSTTEYLESALVDLALHRGAPARDAMARQAEVLAELGAPGAIPMRHATPHFAHVFSGNSYASGYYSYMWSEVMDADAFAAFEETGDIFDPETARRLEDTILSKGGSQPADELWIAFRERMPGVEALLRGRGLI
- a CDS encoding HesA/MoeB/ThiF family protein, whose translation is MLGGLLLIGAALGCWALGLSRLRAWLVLAMVWLAMIPAYVLGERGVRGWLVIGLLGGAVFAYQSGLRWLRSKIPADPPAPAPPEDQQMMTAAEIDRYARHLVLREIGGPGQMRLRQARVLVVGAGGLGAPICLYLAAAGVGHITVMDGDRVSLSNLQRQVLFRSDQRGLLKAGAAADNMAALNPHITVTALTRPLDDGDQDLIAAHDLVLDGTDSFATRALVNRLCVAAGTPLLAGAIAQWEGQVTLYDPARGGPCLSCLFSEPPAPELVPACAEAGVVGALPGVIGSQMALEAIKHLTGAGQGLRGRMLVYDGLYGESRMIGTQQRADCPICGSGLEEVAKAT